In the genome of Bremerella sp. P1, the window ATGTTGGTGCGGGCTTCCTCGCCTTGGTCGCCATCATTCCGACGCTCGTTTCCGCGGAACTGGGTGTCTCGCCTCAGGTGGCAAGTTTCTACGGTGGAACCGGTTTGCTCATCGCCGTTAGTGTGGCATTCGATCTGGTGCAAAAGATCGACAGTCACTTGGTGATGCGTAACTACAAGGGGCTCATCGAGGGCTAACCCTTTCTCGCCAGGATGGCACGTCCCGCCTTCCCCCATACCCCATGCGGAAGGCGGCTTCGATTTTGTGACTTCGGTGTCGGTGATGGTCCCACGTCATCGATGCCCAAGCTAGGCTGCGGTTAGTCCATGCGGATTATCTTTCTCGGACCTCCTGGTGTCGGCAAAGGGACCCAGTCCCATAAGCTGGTTGAATTTCTGCGCATCCCTCACATCTCAACGGGGGAAATGCTACGGGAAGCGATCCGTAATAAGACCGAGCTCGGCTTGAAGGTTGCTGCTCAGATGGAAGGTGGACGCCTCGCCGCTGACGAAATCGTGGTCCAGTTGGTGCGTCAGCGTCTCGCGCAACCCGATTGTCACAATGGATACCTGCTCGATGGCTTCCCGCGTACTTTGCCGCAGGCCGCGTCGCTTGATCTTGGACTGGCTGTCGACGACGAAGCCGTCGATGCGGTGTTGAACCTGACGGTGGACCAGGAAGAACTCTTGAGCCGCCTGCTGGCTCGCGCTAAGAAGGAAGACCGCGGCGACGACAACGAAGAGACGATCCGCAACCGGATGAAGGTCTACGACGATATGACCTCGCCACTGATCGCCTATTACGAAGAGCAGAAGATTCTCTATCGAATCGATGGGATTGGTTCGATTGAGGAAGTCTTCGACCGCATCAAAGTCGTTCTGGAAGAAGTGGACCGAAAGAAGAACGCATGATCACGCTCCGCTCCAAACGCGAGATCGAGAAAATGCATGTCGCCGGACAGCTCGTTCGGCAGGCCCATCAAAAAGTGGCCGAGCTGGTCAAACCAGGGATCACCACGGCGGTGCTCGACAAGGCTGTCGACGATCTTTTCGCTGAGGCAGGTGCCGTTGCCCTGTTTAAAGGTGTTCCCGGCAAGATCCCCTTCCCTGCTGCCACGTGCATCTCGGTTAACGATGAAGTGGTCCACGGCATCCCTGGCGAGCGGATCCTCAAAGAAGGTGACATTGTCAGTGTCGATACTGGAGCCAAAATCGGTGGCTGGTGTGGTGATTCGGCTTGGACCTATGCCGTTGGCGAGATCAGCGATGAAGCCAAGAAGCTGATGGAAGTGACAGAGCGAGCTCTGCAGATTGCCATCGAGTTGCTGCCGGTGAAAAAACGGTGGAGCCAAGTCGCCAAGGAAATGCAAAACGAGGTCGAATCGGCAGGGTTTTCGGTGATTACGACACTGGTTGGCCACGGGATCGGCACCACGATGCACGAAGAGCCCCAGGTGCCTAACTACGATTCTCGCGAATTTCGGCAGAAAGGCGATTTCGACCTTCGGCCAGGCTTGGTCTTGGCGGTCGAGCCCATGGTGGCTGTTGGAAGAGAGGATCTGTACCTGCACGGTGACGGGTGGACACTCTCGACGAAAGATCGCAGCCTAACGGCTCACTTCGAGCACACACTCGCCCTGACGTCGTCAGGCGTCCGCATTTTGACGGGCCAGGACTAAGGCGGCCGGATGATGGTTCTCGTAGTAGGGGCGACCGGAGCGACCGGCAAGCTGCTGGTCGAGCAGCTTCTCAGCCGAGGCCATCAAGTTCGAGTCATTGTCCGTTCACGAGATCGTTTGCCTGAATCCGTTAGAGATCATGCTCGAGTTGAGATCGTCGAAGCCAGTCTGTTCGAGCTGACCGACGAAGAGCTCCTGCAGCATGTTTCTGGCTGTAGCGGTGTCGCCTCGTGTTTGGGGCACAATCTGACGTTCAAAGGCGTCTTTGGCCATCCCAGAAGGCTTGTCACGGACGCTACGCGGCGACTTTGCCGGGCAATCGAGCAGGCCAAGGCCGAAACTGGCGTCAAATATGTCCTCATGAATACGGCTGGCAACCAAAATCGCGATCTGGCCGAGCCTGCCTCGTTTGGCAATCGATTTGTTGTGGGTTTGTTACGCTGGGCTGTGCCGCCTCATGCCGACAACGAACAGGCATCGGACGTGCTCCGGCAAAAAATTGGAAAAAATAATTCGTCGATACCATGGGTCGTCGTCCGGCCGGATAGCCTTGTCGATCTGCCAGAAGTCACGCCCTACGAGATGTATCCCTCGCCAACGCGTGACCCCATATTCAACGCGGGAACGACCAGTCGCATCAACGTGGCCCATTTCATGGCCGAATTGATCACGGACGAGGCAGTATGGGCTAAATGGGCTGGGCGAATGCCGGTGATTTATAACTGCGAAGCCAATTCGTCGGGCTAGACCTTTCGCCGCAAGTGCTGAAAGGATTGGTATGTTTCAACGGTCAATAGGAATGTGTCATTTCGCCCTTCGAAAACCGAAGTTTTCATAGTCGCGCCCCTTGTCAGTGGAAAAGGAAGTCGGGTATACTGTCCCGCTTCCCCAACGCCCAAGGTTTGGAAGTAGAGAGTCATGAAGGTAAGAGCCAGCGTTAAGCGAATTTGCGACAAATGCAAAGTGGTCCGCCGTCGAGGCCGGGTCTATGTCATTTGTGAAAACGCCCGTCACAAGCAACGACAGGGCTAGTTTTCCGTCTTGCCACGGTGTTTCCCCTAATCTGAGGGTGGCCCGGAAGGGCAAAACGAAACATCGCACCACTTCGCAAATCCATAGCACAAAACATTTTCGGAATCATTTGCCCTGTTGGGCAGCCTTAGGAGATCACCATGCCACGTTTGCTCGGTGTGGACATTCCCAACGATAAGAAGACCTGGATCAGCTTGACGTACCTGTACGGTGTTGGTCCAGCGGTTGCTCGTGAACTATGCGTGAAGGTGGGCATCGATCAAGATCGCCCGGCTTCGGAAATTCACGAAGATGAATTGAGCCGTTTGGCTGGTCTGCTGGAAAGCGAATACACGGTTGAAGGTCCTCTTCGCCGTCAGCTTTCGCAGAACATTCAACGTCTCAACCGCATCGTCTGCTACCGCGGTTTGCGTCATCGTCGCGGTTTGCCGGTTCGCGGCCAACGTACCCGAACCAACGCTCGTACCCGTAAGGGTCCGAAGAAGACTGTCGCCGGTAAGAAGGGCGTGAAGGATCTTCGTTAATCAGATCCTTGTCGATCTCTGTGAAGTGCGACGCGGCGATGTTCCTGTTTCGCGCTTCTCAAATTGCATAACACATCATCATTCAGCTTGAAACGCTACGCCCGTTGTGGTGGGAGATAGTTAAGTGGCCAAGGTCGCAAAGCGAAAAACACGACGTAACGTCCAGCAAGGGACTGTCCATATCAAGGCAACCTTCAACAACACCCAGGTGACCATCACCGACAGCAAGGGTGACACGTTGTGCTGGGCCAGCGCCGGAACTTGTGGCTTCAAGGGAAGCCGTAAGAGCACGCCGTTCGCGGGTCAGTGCGCAGCTCAACAAGCCGCCGAAAAGGCGTTGAAGTTTGGTCTGAAGGAAGTAGACGTGAAGGTCAACGGACCAGGCAGTGGCCGCGAAAGCGCCATCACCGCCCTGGCCGCCGCCGGCCTGACCGTCAAGTCGATCGAAGATTGCACTCCTATCCCGCACAACGGTTGCCGCCCCCCGAAGAAGCGTCGCGTCTAGTATCACGACGATTCTTTCCTGGCAACGTTTTTAGGCGGTCTCAAGACACACATAGCAGCACAAAACGGAGCGAACTATGCATATTCGATGGCGTGGGTTGGAATTGCCGAGTGCGGTCACTTGCGAAGCCGAAACCCTCACCTCCAATTACGGCAAGTTCATTGCCGAACCGTTTGAACGCGGTTTCGGTGCCACCATCGGCAACAGCATGCGACGCATCCTGCTCTCGAGCCTCGAGGGTGCGGCCGTCACGCAAATCAAGGTCCGTGGTGCCCAACACGAATTCACCAGCATTCCTGGCGTTGTCGAAGACATGACCGACATCGTCCTGAATGTGAAGTCGGTTGTCGTCAAGAAGCATTCGGAGATGACCAAGGTCATCACGATCGAAAAGCAGGGTCCTTGTGAGATCACTGCCGGCGACATTCAGTGCGACGCGGACGTCGAGATCATCAACAAAGACCTGCACCTGTGCACCGTCACCGGCGAAATTCCATTCATGATGGAAATGGTCGTTGAGTCGGGTCGCAGCTATGTTCCTTCGACCGAGCACAGCTCGAATGAACACGAGATCGGCATTATCCCGGTCGACGCGGTCTTCAGTCCTGTGACCCGCGTTCGTTATACGGTTGAAGAAACTCGTGTTGGTCAGAAGACCAACTACGATCGCTTGATTCTGGAAATCTGGACCGACGGTTCGGCTCATCCAGAAATGGCACTGGTCGAAGCTGCCAAGATCTTGCGAAAGCACCTCAACCCGTTTGTTCAGTACAACGAATTGGGTGCGACGATCAACATGCCTAGCCGATCGACCCCAAGCGGGTTGGATCCGGTCATGGAAGCCAAGCTCAACATGAGCCTCGCTGAAATGCACCTTTCCGTTCGTGCTTCGAACTGCCTCGAATCGGAAAACATTCATACGGTTCGCGACCTGGTTCGCCGCACCGAAGATCAACTGATGGAAGTCCGCAACTTCGGCGAAACTACCCTTACCGAAGTTCGCGAGAAGCTGAAGGAATATAATTTGCACCTCGGCATGCGAGTGCCGCCAGCTGCAAGCCCGATGCACTAAATCGGACATCCCATTCCAAAATATCCCTGCCTTACACGGCACTGACAACACTCAAGAAGTACCATGCGACACCTACGAAAAGGTCGACGACTCGGACGCTCGGCGAGCCACCGCAAGGCTCTGTTCCGCAACATGGCCAGCAGCCTGCTGTTGACCGAACGTCCTGACGACGTCAACGAAAGCTACTACCTCTACAGCGACTACCTGGCAGCCGACGCTCCAGGAACCGGGCACAATACGCCAAAGGTTAAGGGTCGCATTGTCACGACCGTGCAGAAGGCGAAGGAACTGCGTCCTTACGTCGAAAAGTGCATCACGGTCGCCAAGAAGGCTTTGCCGCACCTTCGTGAAGCCGAAAAGTTCGGCACCAAGGCCAAGCCTAACACGCCTGAATACAAAGAATGGCGTGAAAGCGAACAGTGGCAAAAGTGGAACGCCGCCATGGCGCCAGCTCTTGCTGCTCGTCGTCGCGTGGTCGCTCTGCTCGGTAATCAGCGTGCTGTCGAAATCCTGTTCGACGAAGTCGCTCCTCGCTTCGAAGATCGCGATGGTGGTTACACCCGCATCTTGAAGTTGGCTAAGCCGCGTCTGGGTGATGCTGGTATCCAGGCTATCCTGGAATTCGTCGGCAACGATCGCGATCGTGTGAAGACCGAAGCCGAACGTCCTGCATTCGACAGCGACGAAGAAACGGCAGCCGCTGAAGAAGCTGCCGCACCAGAAGCCGAAGAGCCTCAAGCTGAAGCTCCTGCGGAGGAAGCTGGTGACGCCGAAGAAAAGAAGGAAGGCTAGACGCCTCTTCGCGATTCGCATCGCTCGAAAATATCAAAACCGCTATACTCGCTCGGGTATAGCGGTTTTTTCGTGGACGGACATGACGTGAAACGCTCCTCACGGCCTAAACAAAGAAAGAAGCAGTCGCCCGCCAAAAGCTCGAGGGCGAAGCAAGCCCGCGTGCCGCAAAGAGCGATGCGGCGTGTGCAGCTGCACGAGTCTTCTGGCCGACGTGGTTTTGATTTCACGTTTGCCATGCGACTGCTCGTGAATGACATGATCGATCGCATGCCAGAGCTGGCACACATCGATATGACCCGTGTGGCCGTCGCCATCGTTCAAGCACGCGTCGACTCGACACATGGTATTTTCGCTTCGCTGACCCCCATGCGTTTTGACCAGGGATCGCGATTCACCATCCGTCGTGGGCGGAAATACTGCTGCCAGTCGCTCTTGGATGAGCACGGCCGAGAAATGCTCTACATTCTCAGCTTCTATCTGCCGCGATTTCAGAACATGGACTTCTCCGAGAAGATGATCACCATCTTCCACGAATTGTGGCACGTTAGTCCCGACTTTGATGGCGACATTCGACGTCACCCAGGCCGCTGTTATGCCCATTCGTCGAGTCAAAAAGAATACGACGAGCACATGGCCGTTTTGTCGAACAAGTATCTGATGAAGAAGCCGTCGCCTGATTTGTACGCCTTCTTAGAAAACGACTTCACCACGCTGTATCAAAAAAGCAGTGGAATCTATGGCGTGAAGATTCCCCGACCAAAACTGATTCCAGTCGCCGGGTAGTCGGTGTCGCAATTGTTTCCCGTCTCTAGAGAACGGGGCGAACGCGAAGCAACACCCAGTTGGTTCACGAGAATCGATCGAGCTCGGATCGAACTTGGTTTCTCAACGCCTGTGGAAGTTGCGTTGCTTGATCGAGTACTTGGTAAAGCGCCATACGAATTTCCGGTGTTGGGCTGACGAAGCACGTATTGGAAGTAAGCAAGCCCGAAATAGCTTCAATGGCTCGTTGATACATTCGCCCTTCTGTCCGATCGGCTCTTTGAAGCAAGAGTAGCAAGCCGCGCCATTTGCCCAGGCTGGCGATTTGTTTCATCGCAGCACCACATGCGTATTCGCTCTTGGCGTGGATCGCCAAAGAAAGAATTTCCGAATCGGAAAGCGTTTCTCCATGTTTGGCCAAGGCGAATGCGGCGGCCTTTACAACACGCGGGCTTGGGTCATTCAACAGTGGGAGCACCTCTGGAAGCGATTCCGCTTCAAGTACGCGTCGGAGTCCCTCGATCCCTGCGGCGCGATGGCTGGGATAAGAACTTTGGGTCCAAGCACGGAACGTGTCGATGTCAGCCACCTCTCCTGTTTCCGCCAGTCCCTGGATCGCTTCTCGTTGCGTTGGATTCTCGCGCAGACGGCGGCGGTAACGCTCGGCAATGTTCGCGATGCCTTGCTTGGTTAGCCAATAGCGAGCTTCTTCGCGAATCGAACGAGCCTTGTCGAAGAGCCCGGCATGCCACTGCTCGGCAGATGTTTCGGGAAAGTGTGTCGTGTGAATTCGATACGCTTCGCGGCGGACGGGCATGAACGGGTCGTGAAGAACTTTTACGAGTTCGTCACGCAGTTCGTCTCCTTGAAACTGTTCGGCAAGGATCCGGCAACAACTCAGACGCACGGTTGGTGAGGTTGCCGAAATGCCAAGCCGGACCAGCTTGGACCTGCGATCAGGCGATAGCTTCATTCCTGCGTGAACGAAGGCTGGCTTCATCAACAGTCTCAGACGCGATGCTGCCCCGATATCACTCTCATTCGTGCCATCAAGCAGTGTAGCGACGACACGAGTTACAAACTCGGAGTGATCACGACGGTTTTGCTTGATCAGTTGCAGAAAGGACGGGAGTGATTTAAGCAGCCACTCGTAGTTATTCACGACGATACGTGTCGAGACGGCCTGGGCCGCGGTTTCAGCAACGACATCAACCCAGTCGTTGAGGCGGGCGTTCAAGTAGCGCAGTTCTTCTCCGCCATGGTACTCGCTTAACAGACGGGTTGCTTCCTGGCGGACATATCCGCTTCGATGCAGGCTCAGCATGCCCAGGACGTGTGGATACTCTAGCTTGTCGGCAGGACCGGCGAGTTTCCGGACGACTGTCGGTTCGAGTTGATGCCACTTGTCCTGCGGATGCCAATAGTAGTCTTCCAGGAAAATGCTATTCAAGGAACTTAGGTCACGGCTCCTGGATTTGCCTGCCAGGATAAAGATCGACCGCCGCGTCGCTTGGCAGACGTCTTCGTCGGAGACGAGTAAACAACGCATCACATATGGCAGAACTTCCGGGCCGGCCTCGTGAGTTAGCTGCTTTAGAATTGCGCAGATCGTCGCATTGTGCTTACCGGATGCAAACCAACTCTTGCTTTCGCGGCAGTCGTTTAACTGGCGTACAAGTTGAGCGATTTCATCTGGTAGTTGGCGCATGAATGTGGACGATCGGGGGATAGTGTTTCACATTGTTGACGCTTTGAGAGTCGACTAGGTTCGCGGGGTTGTCTCACTAGGTTCCCATCACATACTTATCGAGTAGCCACCACTCGCCAAAGGTGATGGCTGCACAACCAATGAAGAACGCGGCGATCGGGAAGACTCCCAGTGCCTCCGACTCCTCCATACCCATCATCATGCGAAGCCAGGGCGGGATGAAGATCATTTTCAGCAGTGTGACGATTGTGTCCCAGAAAGTATCCGCCGCGTCCCCTGCCGTATCGAAGACGACCCAGGCCAGAAAGAGATAGACAGGTACATTAAGCACGATTAAGACGACTACCAGGGTCACTACGAAACTCCTCGACGACACGTTTTATTCGATTGAGCGAGACTCTGTTCGCCAAGATAATCGTTGTTACGCCCGATGGCAAAAAACGGTGATTGAGCTGATAGCGGATTTGTAGGGAATCTAGAACCGTGATTGATCGTATTGCTCCGACATTTCGACCCAGTGACTCCGTTCGTGGTTATCAGCGATGGCGATCCTTGTTGTTTCTGCATTGGCCGGTCCCGATGGAAGCACTGCGGCCTCTGGTGCCTGAGAGCCTGGAGATCGATCACTACGACGGCGTTGCTTATGTTGGCGTCGTTCCCTTTGCGATGGAAGGAGTACGCAACGCTTGGTGGCCTGAGTGGGCTGCCATGGACTTCCTGGAGACAAACGTCCGGACGTATGTCTATCACGGTAGTCAGCCAGGCGTCTATTTCCTTTCGCTCGATGCGGCCAGTCGTTTAGCCGTTTGGGGTGCTCGAACGTTTTGGGGGCTGCCGTATTATCATGCGGCGATGAACCTGGTTCGCACGGAAGATCAAATCGCGTATGAAACGTCCCGCCCAGGCGGCAGCGCGCGGCATAAGGTGAGCTACCGGATTGGTGCAGCGCTGGAACCTTCGCAGCCTGGGTCGCTCGAGCACTTCTTCCTCGAGCGTTACCTCTTGTTTCTTGAACATCGCGGAACACTCTATTCTGGGCAGGTACATCATGTCCCCTACCCTGCACACGAGGTCGAGCTCTTAGAGATCGAGGACTCCCTCTTGAATGCCGCAGGTCTTGAGATCCCTCCTGGTCCACCTGCTTTTGCGCACTTCTCACCAGGCGTAGATGTTGAAATCTTCGGTCTTCAGGCCATGCCGGGCGCGCCCTGAGAGCAGCTAGTGGTCACCTTCCCGCTTCGTGAGGGACATCTGGCGGCCGTATCTTCGTTGCCATCATTACAAAACGACCGACTCATGATCGTGGCTAAGAATGTGGTCAAAAATTGACCTGCCAATCTGGCGAAATCTCTTCATGAAAATTTATTTGCGACCTAAGGTTTTTTGATTACTAAGGGTCGCCACTTTAGGGGTGGTCGACGGTAGTCCTGGTTTAATCTCGATTCGAGGCGGAACGAGATGCCATAGAGAATTCGTGCGCTACCTTCACGGAAATACAGAATCATGTCGTCCGCCCTACCTCAACTCGATATTGCATGGATGCTTATCTGTGCTGCCCTGGTCATGCTTATGCAGGGCGGTTTCTGTCTTCTTGAGAGTGGTCTGGTCCGCGCCAAAAACAGCTTTAACGTAGCGCTTAAGAACCTGGTCGACTTTTGCGTTTCGGCCGCCGTGTTTTGGGTGTTTGGCTTCGCGATTATGTTCGGTGCCAGTTATTACGGATGGTTCGGGACAACCATGTTTTGTCCGGGTGAAGATTCCTCGCCATGGCTGATGGCGTTTTTCATCTTTCAAATGGTCTTTTGTGGTACGGCAACGACTATCATCTCAGGTGCGGTTGCCGAACGCATTCGCTTTCGCGGCTACTTCGTCATTGCTTTATTGGTGTCGGGTGTGATCTATCCACTATTCGGCCATTGGGCTTGGGGTGGAGCTGCCGATGGAGCTGCAACTGGCTGGTTGGCTCAGGAAGGTTTCATCGACTTCGCTGGCTCGACGGTCGTCCACTCGGTGGGCGGCTGGGTGGCATTGGCTGCGATCCTAGTGATTGGACCACGTATCGGACGTTTTGACGGGGAACGCCCAGGTATTCATGGCCACAACTTGACACTGGCAACCTTCGGCGTGTTGATGCTGTGGTTTGGCTGGTTCGGCTTCAACGGCGGTAGCACCTTGGCGATGAACGACTCGGTGCCGCTGATCATCGTGAACACAAACCTCGCTGGGGCCTTTGGCGGATTGGCCTGTTTAGCGTGTTCGTGGCTCATTCATCGCCGTCCTGACGTGGGCCATACCATGAATGGTGCTGTTGCCGGCTTGGTCGGCATTACGGCTTCCTGTCACATTGTGGCCCCTTGGGCTGCCGTTGCGATTGGGTGCGGTGCCGGTGTGATCTGTTGCCTGGTTACGGAACTTCTTCCGAAGTTGAAGATCGACGACGTGATCGGTGCGTTCCCTGCTCATGCGTGTGCCGGTGCATTTGGAACCTTGGCCCTCGCATTCCTGGCCGATCCCAGCCACTTCGGTGAGGGGATGACCGCTTGGTCACAGTTCTGGATCCAGCTTAAAGGCGTTACTGCGTGTGCCGTGCTTTCGTTTGGCGGTGGCTTCACGTTGATTTACTTGATCAACCGGGTGATGCCGTTCCGGACATCGGCGGAGGACGAAGTCGCTGGTTTGAATATCTCAGAGCACGGTGCAAGTACGGAACTGATCGACTTGCTGACGAATATGTCTCGACATCGCGAGCAAGGGGACTTCTCGCAGAAAGTCGAAATCGAACCGCATACCGAAGTCGGGCAGATTGCCGCGGAATACAACCGTGTGCTCGAATGTGTCAATAAAGAGATGAAGCAGCGTACCGAGGCCGAGGCACGGTTCCGCGGAATCTTCGAGAATGCTGTTGAAGGGATCTACCAGACGACTCCCGATGGCAAGTTCATGACCGTCAATCCTGCACTCGCAAGGATGTTAGGATACGAGAATCTGATTGATCTGACGGAGCGTATCACAGACATCTCCGACCAGGTTTATGTCGACGAAAATCGACGCGCCGAGTTCATCGAGACTCTCGACGAGCAGGGAGTTGTGTTTGGTTTTGAATCCGAAATCCGTCGAGCCAATGGCGAGACGATGTGGATCTCGGAAAATGCATCCGTTCGACGTGATCTCGAGGGAAATGTCTCGTACTACGAAGGCACCGTCGAGGACATCACCGAGCGGCGCAAAGCACGCTACTTCGAAGCCGAACGCAACGCAGCCGACGCAGCCAATCGCGCCAAGAGTGACTTCCTGGCCAGCATGAGTCACGAAATTCGCACGCCGCTCAATGGTATTATCGGCTTTCTCGATCTGTTAGCCGCGACCAGACTAGAGAATAATCAGCAGCGTTTTGTCGACCTGGCCAAGAGTTCGGCCGGGACCCTGCTGCACCTGATTAACGACATTCTCGATCTCTCAAAGATCGAAGCTGGCGGCATCGAGTTTGAATCCACCGAGTTCGTCGTCCATGAACTCGTGGAATCAGTGCCTGAGATGTTCTCGCCCCAGGGACGAACACGCGGGCTGGAACTCAACTGTTGTCTTAGCCCTGACGTTCCGCAGGCCGTGATCGGAGATCCAGAGCGAATTCGCCAGGTGTTGATCAACTTGTTCTCCAATGCCGTCAAGTTCACCGAGCATGGTGGCGTGAGCTTGCATGTCACCCTGGCTGAAAAACAAAGCGATCCGAACCTACAGAACCAGGTATTCGTTCAGTTCGCGGTGGAAGATACGGGGATTGGTATTCCTCAGAGCCGTATCGATCGGTTGTTCAAAGCTTTCTCGCAAGTCGATGCCTCGACCACGCGTAACTACGGTGGAACCGGGCTTGGGCTGGCGATCTGCAAACAGCTCGTCGAACTGATGGGTGGTGAGATCGGTGTCGACAGCGAGGCTGGAAAAGGTTCGACGTTCTGGTTCAGGATCCCGCTGCAATACACCGAACGATCAACCTGCGACGTGATTCCAAACGTTCATGGGCTGCGTGTTTTGGCCGTCGATGATAATCACATGAATCTGCAGGTGCTCAAAGAGCAGTTGCAATCGTGGGGTGTCGAAGCGACAACGGCCAGCTGCGGGATGCGAGCGCTTGATTTGATGAAAGAAGCGGCGGAACGCAACGCACCATTCCAGTTGGCGAT includes:
- the amt gene encoding ammonium transporter — encoded protein: MSSALPQLDIAWMLICAALVMLMQGGFCLLESGLVRAKNSFNVALKNLVDFCVSAAVFWVFGFAIMFGASYYGWFGTTMFCPGEDSSPWLMAFFIFQMVFCGTATTIISGAVAERIRFRGYFVIALLVSGVIYPLFGHWAWGGAADGAATGWLAQEGFIDFAGSTVVHSVGGWVALAAILVIGPRIGRFDGERPGIHGHNLTLATFGVLMLWFGWFGFNGGSTLAMNDSVPLIIVNTNLAGAFGGLACLACSWLIHRRPDVGHTMNGAVAGLVGITASCHIVAPWAAVAIGCGAGVICCLVTELLPKLKIDDVIGAFPAHACAGAFGTLALAFLADPSHFGEGMTAWSQFWIQLKGVTACAVLSFGGGFTLIYLINRVMPFRTSAEDEVAGLNISEHGASTELIDLLTNMSRHREQGDFSQKVEIEPHTEVGQIAAEYNRVLECVNKEMKQRTEAEARFRGIFENAVEGIYQTTPDGKFMTVNPALARMLGYENLIDLTERITDISDQVYVDENRRAEFIETLDEQGVVFGFESEIRRANGETMWISENASVRRDLEGNVSYYEGTVEDITERRKARYFEAERNAADAANRAKSDFLASMSHEIRTPLNGIIGFLDLLAATRLENNQQRFVDLAKSSAGTLLHLINDILDLSKIEAGGIEFESTEFVVHELVESVPEMFSPQGRTRGLELNCCLSPDVPQAVIGDPERIRQVLINLFSNAVKFTEHGGVSLHVTLAEKQSDPNLQNQVFVQFAVEDTGIGIPQSRIDRLFKAFSQVDASTTRNYGGTGLGLAICKQLVELMGGEIGVDSEAGKGSTFWFRIPLQYTERSTCDVIPNVHGLRVLAVDDNHMNLQVLKEQLQSWGVEATTASCGMRALDLMKEAAERNAPFQLAILDHIMPEMDGLTLADRIHQHEEYRDTKLLMLTSYDRDISNEALKRLEMTCLTKPIRQSRLLDTLVSLSGGRRSSEMQARLEAEEKPLNDRRHQDAKILVVDDNEINRLVAHEILQAEGFQVVLAENGREAVDKVSGTDVNLILMDCEMPEMDGFEATRKIRQMASTTHTKLQDLPIVALTAQAIKGDQERCLAAGMDDYVMKPVNRQQLIQTILKQLDQRSTVVMEQSSVEADRQVTRDEPDAGQEEQISIAELRDRCGDDESLIQRVLQKFTVKAKSEIALLEQHVRDGNIDQVVQVAHSLKGMAANVAAQPVSKVAGTIELAAREQQTEGYELLMQDLSQKFDTCEAFIAHLLKNDNREPGDR